The following coding sequences lie in one Mycobacterium gordonae genomic window:
- a CDS encoding SpoIIE family protein phosphatase yields the protein MSSGQRRLALSNPDGQAVPDLLPAGTPVDLDNCAREPIHIPGSIQPRGVLAVVREPEYEVRQVSANVGELLGRSVEDVVGHPLSALIGDEQAARVEQAASTFGDLSQRNPLECDIDVAGESRAFDAILRREPGGILLVEIEVAYGERPFSFPNTYQAVRSSVEELNRADTLAELYAITARAVRDLTGFDRVMVYRYDEDYNGEVVAECKREDLNSFLGLHYPSTDIPAQARALYEKNWLRLIDDVDYTPAPLVPAVDPDSGNPLDLTYATLRSVSPMHIEYLQNMGVHASMSISLLRHGRLWGLIACHHYAGPHLPPFGTRAAAEFLGSTLSLRLVDRFEGDQLHKRLSAQAVLAKLTAAALDDGEPLSAALLGAPDLLDLVQADGVVVDIQDDYRALGSVPPPQVVSAVAAWARGAGDEIASTDCLSHELPDFDLDQQLAAGALALNLPDGQCAIWFRREVLRSVDWGGDPHNKTTVVGEGDEVRLSPRKSFDRWREIVRQRSEPWTLSEMESAESLRRHLVESLYRRTRGALRVAERVQRSLLPESIPELPDWHLSAHYEPAAGDNVGGDWYDAFELRDGRLVVLIGDVAGHGITAAGTMAQLRNVLRAQLFAGATPAEALDQLNAFCLHMMPSAFATVVAARVDLASGWVEAACAGHLKPYLTNSSPSANQAPIRLSPPIGVRGVTYEHSAFTVEPNHGLVLYSDGLVERRGESIDDGLDRLAQTLGRGNTAPASWIWTQMASDNVDDDVTVVALRRP from the coding sequence GTGAGCAGCGGCCAGCGGCGTCTCGCGCTATCGAATCCCGACGGTCAGGCGGTACCCGACCTGCTCCCGGCCGGCACCCCCGTCGACCTGGACAACTGCGCCCGCGAACCCATTCACATCCCCGGCAGCATTCAGCCGCGCGGTGTGCTTGCGGTGGTCCGCGAGCCCGAATACGAGGTCCGGCAAGTCAGCGCCAACGTCGGCGAGCTGCTCGGACGCTCAGTTGAAGACGTCGTAGGACACCCATTGTCGGCTCTGATCGGCGACGAGCAGGCTGCCCGGGTCGAGCAGGCGGCATCGACCTTCGGGGATCTGAGCCAGCGCAACCCGCTCGAGTGTGACATCGACGTCGCCGGGGAGTCACGCGCCTTCGACGCCATCTTGCGCCGTGAGCCCGGCGGCATCCTGTTGGTCGAGATCGAGGTCGCCTACGGCGAGCGGCCATTCTCCTTCCCTAACACCTACCAGGCGGTGCGCAGCTCGGTGGAGGAGCTGAACCGAGCCGATACGCTTGCCGAGCTGTACGCCATCACCGCGCGCGCGGTGCGCGACCTGACCGGATTCGACCGGGTGATGGTGTATCGCTACGACGAGGACTACAACGGCGAGGTCGTCGCCGAGTGCAAGCGAGAAGACCTCAATTCGTTCCTCGGTCTGCATTACCCCTCGACCGATATCCCGGCGCAAGCCCGGGCGCTCTACGAGAAGAACTGGCTACGGCTGATCGACGACGTCGACTACACCCCGGCACCCTTGGTGCCGGCCGTCGACCCCGACTCCGGGAATCCACTGGACCTCACGTACGCCACATTGCGCAGCGTCTCGCCCATGCACATCGAGTATCTGCAGAACATGGGCGTGCACGCGTCGATGTCGATCTCGTTGCTGCGGCACGGTCGGTTGTGGGGGCTCATCGCCTGCCACCACTACGCCGGCCCCCATCTGCCGCCCTTCGGCACCCGGGCGGCGGCCGAGTTCCTCGGATCGACCCTGTCGCTCCGCTTGGTCGACCGGTTCGAGGGCGACCAGCTGCACAAGCGGCTGTCCGCCCAGGCGGTGCTGGCCAAACTCACCGCAGCGGCGCTGGACGACGGCGAACCGCTGTCCGCGGCGCTGCTCGGCGCACCCGACCTGCTGGACCTGGTGCAGGCCGACGGCGTCGTCGTCGACATCCAGGACGACTACCGGGCACTCGGCTCGGTTCCGCCGCCGCAGGTCGTCTCCGCGGTCGCGGCCTGGGCGCGCGGTGCGGGCGACGAGATCGCCAGCACCGACTGCCTTTCCCACGAGTTGCCCGACTTCGACCTCGATCAGCAGTTGGCGGCCGGCGCACTCGCGCTCAATCTGCCCGACGGGCAGTGCGCCATCTGGTTCCGTCGGGAGGTGTTGCGCTCGGTGGATTGGGGCGGCGATCCGCACAATAAGACGACCGTCGTCGGCGAGGGTGACGAGGTCCGCCTCAGCCCCCGTAAGTCATTCGACCGCTGGCGCGAGATCGTCCGCCAGCGCAGCGAACCGTGGACCCTGAGCGAGATGGAGTCTGCCGAGTCGCTGCGGCGCCACCTTGTGGAGTCGCTGTACCGCCGCACCCGGGGCGCGCTGCGGGTGGCCGAACGGGTGCAGCGCAGCCTGCTGCCCGAATCCATCCCCGAACTGCCCGACTGGCACCTGTCTGCGCACTACGAGCCGGCCGCCGGCGACAACGTCGGCGGTGACTGGTACGACGCGTTCGAGCTGCGCGACGGCCGATTGGTCGTGCTGATCGGCGATGTCGCCGGACACGGCATTACCGCGGCCGGGACCATGGCGCAACTACGCAACGTCCTGCGCGCCCAGTTGTTCGCCGGCGCCACCCCCGCCGAGGCACTGGATCAGTTGAACGCCTTCTGCCTGCACATGATGCCCAGCGCCTTCGCGACCGTCGTCGCCGCACGCGTCGACCTCGCCTCCGGGTGGGTCGAGGCCGCCTGCGCCGGCCACCTGAAGCCGTACCTGACGAATTCGTCCCCAAGCGCGAACCAGGCACCGATTCGGCTGTCACCGCCCATCGGCGTCAGGGGCGTCACGTATGAGCACAGTGCGTTCACCGTCGAGCCGAACCACGGGTTGGTGCTCTACTCCGACGGCCTGGTGGAGCGGCGCGGCGAGTCGATCGACGATGGCCTGGACCGGCTGGCTCAAACACTCGGCCGCGGCAACACCGCGCCGGCATCGTGGATCTGGACGCAGATGGCCTCGGACAATGTCGACGACGACGTAACAGTGGTCGCCCTGCGCCGGCCCTGA
- a CDS encoding anti-sigma factor antagonist (This anti-anti-sigma factor, or anti-sigma factor antagonist, belongs to a family that includes characterized members SpoIIAA, RsbV, RsfA, and RsfB.): MSLAATEVFAAPLRLSARLVSELGADTSTLRAAVQGFDAAVIVYVGGEIDALNDDTWRLLLSEASAFASAPQQFMVDVNSVDFISCSSLLALAEEANRCRERGIAMRLISTQPSVARTVAACGLSDVLPVYESAPQCLQLVEHGREQAS, translated from the coding sequence ATGAGTCTTGCCGCCACCGAAGTGTTCGCCGCTCCCTTACGGTTGAGCGCTCGACTGGTCTCTGAGCTGGGGGCGGATACCAGCACCCTCCGCGCGGCGGTGCAGGGCTTCGACGCTGCCGTCATTGTCTATGTCGGTGGCGAGATCGACGCGTTGAACGACGACACTTGGCGGTTGCTGCTTTCGGAGGCTTCGGCGTTCGCCAGCGCGCCGCAACAGTTCATGGTCGACGTCAACAGCGTCGACTTCATCTCGTGCTCGTCGCTGCTGGCGCTGGCCGAGGAGGCCAACCGGTGCCGGGAACGCGGCATCGCGATGCGCCTGATCAGCACGCAGCCGTCGGTCGCGCGCACCGTCGCCGCGTGCGGCCTCAGCGACGTGCTCCCCGTGTATGAGAGCGCCCCACAGTGCTTGCAGCTGGTGGAGCACGGCCGCGAGCAGGCCAGCTAA
- a CDS encoding ATP-binding protein gives MSGSTSSDPVGIGEADRSSHAHTGTADARTVAAFRHAFGEWLDRHLQLDEERTADIVLATDEAMSNCADHAYRVVDRAGTMTMQITYCPRTTELTVELVDHGRWLEPDFEVSSVRGRGILLMRALSDDCMINGGNDGTTVCLRFYECPPKSFMFSQAC, from the coding sequence GTGAGCGGTTCCACATCAAGCGATCCCGTCGGCATCGGTGAGGCCGACAGGTCGTCTCATGCCCACACGGGCACTGCGGACGCGCGCACCGTGGCCGCCTTCCGCCACGCTTTCGGCGAGTGGCTGGATCGGCATCTCCAGTTGGACGAGGAGCGGACGGCCGACATCGTGTTGGCCACCGACGAGGCGATGTCGAACTGCGCCGACCACGCTTATCGCGTCGTCGACCGCGCGGGCACCATGACGATGCAGATCACGTACTGCCCGCGCACCACCGAGTTGACGGTGGAGCTCGTCGACCACGGCCGCTGGCTGGAACCCGATTTCGAGGTCTCCAGCGTGCGTGGCCGCGGCATTCTGCTGATGCGTGCACTTTCCGATGACTGCATGATCAACGGAGGTAACGACGGCACCACCGTGTGCCTTCGGTTCTACGAGTGCCCGCCGAAAAGCTTCATGTTCAGCCAGGCTTGCTGA
- a CDS encoding class I SAM-dependent methyltransferase codes for MSAPRRTLNSAVTGMWSVLSPAYDLPFLQHWVYRPPHDEVIAALRVHQSRRVADIACGTGILSDRIERELQPDAVHGVDMSDGMLAQARTKSDRVHWLRGSAEQLPFDDGTLDAVVTTSAFHFFDQPAALREFHRVLAPGGLVAVATLSARRHLLQLPSHWKPQHNPPPAEMQALFEEAGFTVSDQHRIRRPVWTQIISDLITVGTKG; via the coding sequence GTGAGCGCACCGCGCCGCACACTGAACAGCGCCGTGACGGGGATGTGGAGCGTCTTGTCGCCGGCCTACGACCTGCCGTTTCTTCAGCACTGGGTGTATCGGCCGCCGCATGACGAGGTGATCGCCGCGCTACGTGTCCATCAATCCCGCCGGGTCGCCGACATCGCTTGTGGAACAGGAATTCTCAGTGACCGCATCGAGCGGGAACTGCAGCCCGATGCGGTTCACGGCGTCGACATGTCCGACGGCATGCTGGCGCAGGCTCGCACCAAATCCGATCGGGTGCATTGGCTGCGAGGCTCGGCCGAGCAGCTTCCGTTCGACGACGGAACGCTCGACGCGGTCGTGACTACCTCGGCGTTTCACTTCTTCGACCAGCCAGCGGCGTTGCGCGAATTTCACCGTGTACTGGCACCGGGCGGGTTGGTGGCCGTCGCGACCCTGAGTGCACGACGGCACCTCCTTCAGCTTCCGAGTCACTGGAAGCCGCAGCACAATCCGCCGCCCGCGGAGATGCAGGCTTTGTTCGAGGAAGCCGGATTCACCGTCAGCGACCAGCACCGCATCCGTCGTCCGGTCTGGACCCAGATCATTTCGGACCTGATCACGGTAGGCACCAAAGGCTGA
- a CDS encoding SAM-dependent methyltransferase, whose amino-acid sequence MPRTENDSWDLATSVGATATMVAAARAIATNADNPVIHDRFAEPLVRAVGVDFFTRWVSGDLVAADVDDDESNWKLAHMPAAMAARTRFFDSFFHDATQAGIRQAVILASGLDARSYRLSWPDDMIVFEIDQPEVIAFKTSTLAQLQAAPTVDLRIVAIDLRQDWPTALRGAGLDPERPTAWIAEGLLGYLPPEAQDLLMDNITALSADGSRLAVEAIPARPERNVEQARAMMRRSTAKWREHGFELDWEDLGFEGERKDVAGYLDELGWHSQGIPMSQLLADNGLEAVPQSHDSVSMADTVYYASVLPK is encoded by the coding sequence GTGCCACGCACAGAAAACGACAGCTGGGATCTGGCCACCAGCGTGGGAGCCACGGCGACCATGGTGGCTGCTGCTCGGGCGATCGCGACCAACGCGGACAATCCCGTAATCCACGACCGGTTCGCGGAACCGTTGGTACGCGCCGTCGGTGTTGACTTCTTCACCCGATGGGTCAGCGGTGACCTCGTCGCGGCGGATGTCGACGACGACGAGTCGAACTGGAAGCTGGCGCACATGCCCGCCGCGATGGCCGCCCGGACCCGTTTTTTCGACTCGTTCTTCCACGACGCGACGCAGGCCGGCATCCGCCAGGCCGTCATCCTGGCATCGGGTCTGGACGCCCGTTCCTACCGCCTGAGCTGGCCGGACGACATGATCGTGTTCGAGATCGACCAGCCCGAGGTGATCGCCTTCAAGACGAGCACCCTGGCCCAACTGCAAGCGGCCCCGACGGTCGACCTGCGCATTGTCGCCATCGACCTACGGCAGGACTGGCCCACGGCGCTTCGCGGTGCCGGCCTGGACCCGGAGCGGCCCACCGCATGGATTGCCGAGGGTCTGCTCGGATATCTCCCGCCTGAAGCACAAGACCTGCTGATGGACAACATCACCGCGCTCAGCGCCGACGGCAGCAGGCTGGCGGTGGAAGCCATCCCGGCCCGACCCGAGCGCAATGTGGAACAGGCGCGGGCGATGATGCGCCGGTCCACCGCCAAGTGGCGCGAGCACGGGTTCGAGCTGGACTGGGAAGACCTGGGTTTCGAGGGCGAGCGTAAAGACGTGGCCGGGTATCTCGACGAGTTGGGGTGGCACTCGCAGGGAATCCCGATGAGCCAGTTGCTGGCCGACAACGGGCTCGAGGCCGTGCCGCAATCGCACGACTCAGTATCGATGGCCGACACCGTTTACTACGCCTCGGTTCTGCCTAAGTGA
- a CDS encoding RES family NAD+ phosphorylase, producing the protein MPSLPGGYRRSLPFQRPAGLASRTVPAGVQLWRVEAAEPTDWTWNGFPQPRFRFDPVSGAFRTRYAATAAEGAFRERYRDTGRTIPADHASQYLIRLVSTRPLRILDLRTQRNLDALDVDDQISTGQRARVWRQCHHLADAARRWWPDLDAIVYRSRTTPETSINYAFFAHDALAAQVWFLASRTDVLVDLVLRHDFTVNWEI; encoded by the coding sequence GTGCCTAGTCTTCCCGGCGGATACCGGCGCTCGCTGCCGTTTCAGCGCCCGGCCGGCCTGGCAAGCCGAACGGTGCCTGCCGGCGTCCAATTGTGGCGAGTGGAAGCCGCCGAGCCCACTGACTGGACGTGGAACGGATTCCCGCAACCGCGCTTCCGGTTCGATCCGGTTTCAGGCGCGTTCCGCACCCGTTACGCCGCAACGGCTGCTGAGGGGGCGTTTCGCGAGCGCTACCGGGACACCGGCCGCACCATCCCGGCAGACCACGCATCGCAATACCTGATTCGACTCGTCTCGACCCGGCCGCTGCGGATTCTCGATCTGCGGACTCAGCGCAACCTCGATGCCCTCGATGTCGACGACCAGATCAGCACCGGCCAACGCGCGCGAGTGTGGCGGCAGTGCCATCACCTCGCCGACGCGGCCAGGCGCTGGTGGCCCGATCTGGACGCCATCGTCTACCGGTCGCGCACGACCCCCGAAACGTCGATCAACTACGCATTCTTCGCCCACGACGCGTTGGCCGCGCAGGTATGGTTCCTCGCGAGTCGAACCGACGTCCTGGTCGATCTGGTGCTGCGGCATGACTTCACGGTCAATTGGGAGATCTGA
- a CDS encoding DUF4349 domain-containing protein yields MTVRITSTTDVEAQCATDGPSVGTLRTERGKLPLDRIDVRADITGLTSQIEVTQEFVNTFDGPLEASYVFPLPDRAAVTGMRMTANGRAVAAALAERESARRDYDRAVTAGRRASIAEEERPDVFTMRVGNILPGEKVSVAITLVSPLTYADGEATFRFPLVVAPRHISGEPLDDVAVGDGYAHDTDAVPDASRITPPVLLPGFARPVALTIDVGIDPAGLTLSEVRSSLPTEPADGGRIRIVPGQRADRDLVLRLRYGADDITDSLLLIPDADGEEGTYQLTVLPPPSGASLRPRDLVLLLDHSASMGGWKMSSARRAAARIIDTLTSADRFAVLTFNDRIERPAGLPGGLIEATDRNRFRAVEHLAGVESEGGSELLAPLRAGLELLRESRDRDRVVILVTDGQVGNEDQVLRGLTADLRRVRVVAVGVDQAVNAGFLSRLATAGGGHCELVESEDRLDEAMEAIHRRVAAPLAHSLSVHCDGLSVIDNTTTPARLPDALAGVPLVVSGRYRGAAEGSMIVRGRDRSGAEWSVSVAGQCREAPALTAVWARAHLRDLEDRYASASGNSSAAELGKRIVDTSLRFGVLCRFTAYVSLDGPIVATGELPHRVMQPVEAPAGWDLGPIESPVSVAGGSRPSVKTAQARTVKLRNVIVVAVLAVLVLGGGWVWSVGRGGPSIATRDGVVGGKLTETPDPRRAPASGTIPETMGGGIADQSTVNPAPLAPPPDENFKRDIVTNGSLRLVVRDPGAVAERLVAAVNDAGGRVDSRSEQSGASSPVVGITMRIPADKLDGLLADAKKLGTVQSMSITHTDVTTQRVDLDARIDALQTSVRRLLELMGKAGNVADLLAAESSLTQRQAELDSLKAQRGTLHDEIDYATITVNISAESTVSHPGFFGELDRGWHSVLAAAHGGLLRAGFLVPWLALLALPVLGLVLVMRRMSVARASGGAATEED; encoded by the coding sequence ATGACAGTCCGCATTACGTCGACGACCGACGTTGAGGCGCAGTGCGCTACCGACGGCCCCAGCGTGGGCACGCTGCGTACCGAACGTGGGAAGCTCCCGCTGGATCGCATCGACGTACGGGCCGACATCACCGGGCTCACCAGCCAGATCGAAGTGACCCAGGAATTCGTCAATACCTTCGACGGACCGCTGGAGGCCAGCTACGTGTTTCCGCTGCCGGACCGAGCGGCGGTGACCGGCATGCGCATGACCGCGAACGGCCGCGCCGTGGCGGCCGCACTGGCCGAACGCGAATCGGCCCGGCGAGATTACGACCGTGCGGTCACTGCCGGCCGGCGGGCGTCGATCGCCGAGGAGGAGCGCCCGGATGTTTTCACCATGCGGGTCGGGAACATCCTGCCGGGCGAAAAGGTCAGCGTGGCAATCACCCTCGTCAGCCCGCTGACCTATGCCGACGGCGAGGCGACGTTCCGCTTCCCGCTGGTCGTTGCGCCGCGCCACATCTCGGGTGAACCTCTCGACGATGTCGCCGTCGGGGACGGATACGCCCACGACACCGACGCTGTGCCCGACGCCTCGCGGATCACGCCACCGGTGCTGCTGCCCGGCTTCGCACGCCCGGTCGCGCTGACCATCGACGTCGGCATCGACCCAGCCGGTCTGACCCTGTCCGAGGTCCGGTCCAGCCTGCCCACCGAACCCGCCGACGGCGGACGTATCCGGATTGTGCCTGGCCAGCGCGCCGACCGGGACCTCGTGCTGCGCCTGCGCTACGGCGCCGACGACATCACCGACTCGCTGCTGCTGATACCCGACGCCGACGGCGAGGAGGGAACCTACCAGCTCACGGTTCTGCCGCCGCCGTCCGGCGCGTCGCTCCGCCCCCGGGATCTGGTGCTGTTGCTCGACCATTCCGCGAGCATGGGCGGCTGGAAGATGTCGTCCGCGCGACGGGCTGCGGCGCGCATCATCGATACGCTCACCAGCGCCGACCGTTTCGCGGTGCTCACTTTCAACGACCGGATAGAGCGCCCGGCAGGGCTGCCCGGTGGGTTGATCGAGGCCACCGACCGCAACCGGTTTCGCGCGGTGGAGCACCTCGCCGGGGTCGAGTCCGAGGGCGGCAGTGAGCTATTGGCGCCGCTGCGGGCGGGCCTGGAGTTGCTGCGGGAAAGCCGTGACCGCGACCGGGTCGTCATCCTCGTCACCGACGGGCAGGTCGGCAACGAGGACCAGGTGTTGCGCGGACTCACCGCGGACCTGCGGCGGGTCCGGGTAGTTGCAGTCGGTGTCGACCAAGCGGTGAACGCCGGCTTCCTGAGCCGTCTGGCCACTGCCGGCGGGGGACACTGTGAGCTGGTGGAAAGCGAGGATCGTCTCGACGAGGCGATGGAAGCGATCCACCGTCGGGTCGCCGCACCCCTGGCGCATTCGCTGTCGGTGCATTGCGACGGCCTGAGCGTCATCGACAACACCACGACGCCGGCGCGGCTACCGGACGCGTTGGCAGGTGTGCCGCTGGTGGTGAGTGGGAGGTATCGGGGCGCCGCGGAGGGGTCGATGATCGTGCGCGGCAGGGACCGAAGCGGTGCTGAGTGGTCGGTCTCCGTTGCCGGTCAGTGTCGCGAAGCGCCGGCTTTGACTGCAGTGTGGGCACGGGCACACCTGCGCGACCTGGAGGACCGCTACGCCTCGGCATCGGGGAACAGTTCCGCAGCCGAGTTGGGGAAGCGGATCGTCGACACGTCGCTGCGATTCGGCGTGTTGTGCCGGTTCACCGCGTACGTCTCGCTGGACGGGCCGATCGTCGCCACGGGTGAATTGCCACACCGGGTCATGCAGCCGGTCGAGGCGCCGGCCGGTTGGGACCTTGGCCCAATCGAGTCCCCGGTCTCCGTTGCGGGCGGTTCGCGACCCAGCGTCAAGACGGCACAGGCGCGAACTGTCAAGCTGCGCAATGTGATTGTGGTGGCGGTGCTGGCCGTCCTGGTTCTGGGTGGGGGCTGGGTGTGGTCGGTCGGGCGGGGTGGTCCATCGATCGCGACCCGCGACGGTGTGGTGGGTGGCAAGTTGACCGAAACACCCGACCCACGCCGTGCCCCGGCGAGCGGCACGATCCCGGAGACCATGGGCGGTGGCATTGCCGACCAGAGCACCGTCAATCCGGCGCCGTTGGCGCCTCCGCCGGACGAAAACTTCAAACGCGACATCGTCACCAACGGGTCGCTGCGGCTGGTGGTCCGTGATCCCGGCGCCGTGGCCGAACGCCTCGTTGCCGCGGTGAATGATGCAGGCGGGCGAGTCGATTCGCGATCGGAGCAGTCGGGTGCGTCGTCGCCGGTGGTCGGCATCACGATGCGCATTCCGGCCGACAAGCTCGACGGGTTACTGGCCGACGCGAAGAAACTGGGGACCGTGCAGTCGATGTCGATCACCCACACCGACGTCACCACCCAACGCGTCGATCTCGACGCTCGTATCGACGCACTGCAGACCTCGGTCAGGCGCCTGCTGGAGCTGATGGGCAAAGCCGGCAATGTCGCCGACCTGCTCGCCGCGGAGTCCTCGCTGACGCAGCGCCAGGCGGAGCTGGATTCGCTCAAGGCGCAGCGCGGCACACTGCATGACGAGATCGACTACGCCACAATCACTGTCAACATTTCCGCGGAGTCGACGGTGTCGCACCCGGGCTTCTTCGGCGAGTTGGACCGGGGGTGGCACTCGGTGCTGGCGGCGGCACATGGCGGCCTGCTGCGGGCCGGATTCCTGGTGCCCTGGCTGGCGTTGTTGGCTCTGCCTGTGCTGGGTCTGGTGCTGGTGATGCGGCGGATGTCCGTAGCGCGTGCGAGCGGTGGTGCCGCCACGGAGGAGGACTGA
- a CDS encoding MerR family transcriptional regulator — MPEQAGWTLDELVGRVCAALAGAAYPGSPNGRVRDLPDRRAVRWYTTTGLVDRPVMQGRNAIYRTRHLLQIVAVKRLQAQGYSLAEIQATLAGATDETLRRLAGMSAETTTEPGAPAAVPAVKGRRSRFWAERPAVEPTIDSADTVTALAAVSLPGGAMLLLPARPDDSDIHAIRAAAAPLLEFLADRGLLSLDDRSPL; from the coding sequence ATGCCGGAGCAGGCGGGCTGGACGCTGGACGAGTTGGTAGGGCGGGTCTGCGCCGCCCTGGCCGGTGCCGCGTATCCGGGATCGCCCAACGGGCGGGTCCGCGATTTACCCGACCGGCGCGCCGTGCGCTGGTATACGACGACTGGACTCGTCGACCGGCCGGTCATGCAGGGGCGCAACGCGATCTACCGCACCCGGCACCTGCTGCAGATCGTCGCCGTCAAACGGCTTCAGGCTCAAGGGTATTCGTTGGCCGAGATCCAGGCGACGTTGGCCGGAGCCACCGACGAGACCCTGCGGCGGCTCGCCGGTATGTCCGCAGAAACCACGACCGAGCCGGGTGCGCCGGCAGCGGTGCCGGCGGTCAAGGGCCGCCGGAGTCGATTCTGGGCCGAGCGACCTGCTGTTGAACCAACGATCGACAGCGCTGACACGGTCACGGCTCTCGCCGCAGTGAGCCTGCCCGGGGGGGCGATGTTGTTGTTGCCGGCGCGACCGGACGACAGCGACATTCACGCGATACGCGCGGCCGCCGCGCCGTTGCTGGAATTTCTGGCCGATCGCGGCCTGCTGTCCCTCGATGATCGGAGCCCGTTATGA
- a CDS encoding helix-turn-helix transcriptional regulator produces MSTVLLDTTDLTEAVNGICAAYERVQLFRQPGSELGRTRISRTTLGSLAVDEIQLGCELGFRSNPPDRIYLARMRSGTFVYEWMKHRQLIFGPDDVAAYDGSEGGPFTGWVARTHCDVLSIDRCALNEVATGPGDAPVRLTGLVPVSQESKRHLLGVADYVCRSVSDDLQVVSEPLISSTIRRYLAASMLAAFPSTAVLDTTVQDRRDSTPQLLRQAIAFIDDNAHADISLTDIANAIFVTPRALQYMFRNHRDCTPTEYLRQVRLHHAHLELVAGNRYTTSVGEIARNWGFGHMGRFAAYYRQHYGKSPHVTLLE; encoded by the coding sequence ATGTCGACCGTTCTCCTTGACACCACTGATCTCACCGAAGCTGTGAACGGTATTTGTGCTGCCTATGAGCGAGTACAGCTGTTCCGCCAACCCGGCAGCGAGCTGGGGCGCACCCGCATCAGCCGAACGACCCTGGGGTCGCTCGCTGTCGACGAGATACAGCTGGGCTGCGAGCTGGGCTTTCGCTCGAATCCGCCCGACCGTATCTACCTGGCTCGGATGCGCTCCGGCACCTTCGTCTACGAGTGGATGAAGCACCGGCAGCTGATCTTCGGCCCCGACGACGTCGCGGCGTACGACGGCTCGGAGGGCGGCCCATTCACCGGCTGGGTCGCGCGCACCCACTGTGACGTCCTGTCCATCGACCGGTGCGCGCTCAACGAGGTGGCGACCGGACCGGGCGATGCACCCGTGCGGCTGACCGGGCTGGTGCCGGTCTCGCAGGAATCCAAGCGACACCTGCTGGGCGTCGCCGACTACGTCTGCCGGAGCGTGTCCGACGATCTGCAGGTCGTCTCAGAACCGTTGATCAGCAGCACGATTCGGCGTTATCTGGCGGCGAGCATGCTGGCCGCGTTCCCCAGCACCGCGGTGCTGGACACCACGGTCCAGGACCGCCGCGATAGCACGCCCCAATTGCTGCGCCAGGCAATAGCTTTCATCGACGACAACGCACACGCCGACATCTCGCTGACCGACATCGCCAACGCGATCTTCGTAACGCCGCGGGCACTGCAATACATGTTCCGCAACCACCGCGACTGCACCCCGACGGAGTATCTGAGGCAGGTGCGTCTGCACCACGCTCACCTCGAGTTGGTCGCGGGCAACCGCTACACCACCTCCGTGGGTGAGATCGCCCGCAATTGGGGGTTCGGCCACATGGGGCGCTTCGCCGCTTACTACCGGCAGCACTACGGCAAGAGTCCGCACGTGACCTTGCTCGAGTGA
- a CDS encoding GAF and ANTAR domain-containing protein has product MGRRQLTEEGRGRDVHHRIADLARSLHDSPPAAADTVAQRVVEYAVYAVDAAQYAGITLVTPSSEVQTPASTHHYPRLLDEIQDRHKQGPCFVAAWHQHTIRITDLSGDNRWPRYQRDALAAAPVRSIVSFRLFASEHTMGALNLYADEPGAFDEAAEEIGYVLATHAALAWDTVRREDNFLSALASRDVIGQAKGILMARFNINAIQAFELLKRLSQERNMKLVDVAHQITRATNIGDI; this is encoded by the coding sequence ATGGGGAGAAGACAGCTGACGGAGGAAGGCCGTGGCAGGGACGTTCATCACCGCATAGCCGACCTTGCCCGAAGTTTGCACGATAGTCCCCCGGCCGCGGCCGACACGGTGGCACAGCGCGTGGTCGAATACGCCGTCTACGCCGTTGACGCGGCGCAGTACGCCGGAATCACCCTCGTGACCCCGTCCAGCGAGGTTCAGACACCGGCGTCGACGCACCACTACCCAAGACTTCTCGACGAGATCCAGGATCGGCACAAGCAGGGCCCCTGCTTCGTGGCAGCCTGGCACCAGCACACCATCCGGATCACCGATCTGAGTGGAGACAATCGCTGGCCGCGCTACCAGCGAGACGCACTGGCTGCCGCGCCGGTCCGGTCGATCGTGTCGTTTCGCCTATTCGCCTCCGAGCACACCATGGGCGCACTGAACCTTTACGCCGACGAACCTGGCGCGTTTGACGAAGCGGCCGAGGAGATCGGCTACGTCCTGGCCACCCACGCGGCGCTGGCCTGGGACACCGTGCGACGCGAAGACAATTTCCTGAGTGCCCTGGCCAGCCGCGACGTCATCGGACAGGCCAAGGGCATCCTGATGGCCCGGTTCAACATCAATGCCATTCAGGCGTTTGAACTGCTCAAACGACTCTCGCAGGAACGCAACATGAAGCTGGTCGACGTGGCCCACCAAATCACCCGGGCGACAAACATCGGCGACATCTGA